Part of the Chitinophaga parva genome is shown below.
CCAAGGAAATCCTGCAACAACAACACTTCGATTATTTCATCTACGGCCACCGCCACCTGCCCATAGATATGCCCGTGGGCCCGCATAGCCGCTATATTAACCTGGGAGAGTGGCTCAACTACAACTCCTACGCAGTGTTTGATGGCAACAATATGGAGCTGAAATATTTTGAGAATGAAAATGGCCCGAAAGGAACAGTGATCGGAAGATAAGGATCATCATTTTATAGATAAAGGAAACGCCCAAGCTCAATACGATACTGAGTTTGGGCGTTTCCTTTTATGCATCGAGGATCTCATGCAAAATAGGTGGTGAATGCAGGTCCGTAAACTCCGCCAGGTGCAGTTTAAAGAAATCCAGGTAAGCATACAGCAATTTGCGGCGCTGGTCTTTGTTCATGATGATGTGGCCCAGCGTGGTGGTATCTTTTGCATAGAGCAGCTGCGAAGTGAATTCACTGTTCTGCGCATCCAGGTGGTAAGGGTGGTGGGGAGGCAGGTCTGTGAAGACGCCTTCTTTCAGATCGAGGTAATGCGTGTATTCCGAATACTGGCCGCTGATCTGGAAACCCATATGGCTGCTGAGCTGCAGGGTAAAATACAGGGGAAGGTTAGCCACTACGGAAAGCGGTGCCTGGTCCAGGAGCTGCAGCATGTTCTCTGCAAAATAATACAGCTCCAGCTGTTGCTCGGGTTGTTTAAGACACTTTTGCAACAGTTCTATCATGTACAGGGATACGGTGTTCTTCACCACGTTGAAATGCAGGCTGGTAAAGATATAGCCAAGTTTGAACTCGGAAATGCGCTGCATGTTCTTTTGCTCATGGTGGTACACCACCAGTTCCAGGATATTGCCGGGTTGCAGCAGGTTGCCCTTGCCGCCGCTTTTAGGTTTGGAAGAGCGGGCGCCATTGACCATGTAAGATTGCACGCCAAAAAGCTCCGTGAAAATGCTCACGATCAAACTGGTGTCGCCATACTTTACCTGGCGTAAAACAATACCCCTTGTTTTGTGTAACATGATAGAACCACAAGGTAGCAATAACGGACGAGGCGCGTACTGATAACGAACACATGTGTAAAATAACTATATGTTTTGCTATTGACAATCATAACCTGTGCGGCATGGCATTTTTTCGGTGGCACACAAACAAACTGCATGCAATGTTTAAAAACTATATCAAGATAGCCTGGCGGAGTTTCCGCAACAGCAAGGTGTATTCCGTGATCAATGTACTGGGGCTTGCCATGGGACTTTGCATGGCGTTGCTTACCGGGCTGTGGATGTGGGATGAATGCTCGTTCAACAGGAATTTCGCGCATTACGACCGCCTGCTGAAGGTGTATCATAACAGTACCGATAATGGAACTGTAAGCACTTATCAAACGGTGCCCTACCCCCTGGCCGCCGAAATGCGCGTGAAATACGCGGGCGACTATAAGGCCGTGGCGCTTGGAAAAGGTGCGGATCATGTGATGGAGGCCGGTGAAACACAGCTGACCACCTTTGGCCTGTATGCGGAAACACCGCTGGTGTCCATGCTGAATATGCAGCTGCTGCAGGGTAGCGCGGCATCGATGGATGACGTGGGCTCCCTCCTGATCAGCACCTCCCTGGCCCACCAGCTTTTTGGTGATAAGAACCCGCTGGACCAGGTAGTGCGGGTAGACAATAAGCGCAGCATGAAGATAACGGGTGTGTTTGCCGATTTTCCATTGAACTGCAGCTTTGCCCCTGTAAAGTACCTGATGCCCTGGATGAACATTGCACAGGATCGTGACTGGGCCAGGCATGATATTGAAAATAACAGGTGGAGTAACAATTCCTACGACATTTATGCGCAGTTGCAGGATCATGTAAGCCTTGAAAATGCCAGCGCCCATATTGCCGGTGTGTTTGACCACCGCAACCTGGGTGGCGATCCCAAGCCGGTGCTGCAGCCCATGCGTAACTGGCACTTGTACAACAATTTCAAAAACGGCAAGCCGGATGGCGGGCTTATCCAGTACGTGTGGCTGTTTGGCGCCATTGGTGGTTTTGTATTGCTGCTGGCTTGTATCAATTTTATGAACCTCAGTACAGCGCGGTCTGAAAAGCGTGCCCGGGAAGTGGGCATCCGCAAATCATCCGGTTCCTTGCGCGGGCAATTGATCGCGCAGTTCCTGGTAGAATCTGTGATGATGGCCGCAGCCGCCATGGTACTGGCTTTGCTGGCAACGGCCGCAGCGCTGCCCGCGTTTAACCAGCTCGCGGATAAGCAAATGCACCTCCCGGTAGGGAGTGTTGTTTTCTGGGCAGTGATCCTGGTATGCGTGCTGTTTACGGGCATCATAGCCGGCAGCTATCCCGCGTTTTATTTATCAGCATTTAAGCCGGTGAAGGTGCTCAAGGGCACGTTCAAGACCGGCCGGATGGCGGCCCTGCCACGCAGGCTGCTGGTGGTAGTGCAGTTCTTTATTTCAGTGGTCCTGGTCATTGGTACGGTGAGCATTTACCAGCAGATCCGCTATACTCAAAACAGGCCCGTAGGGTACAACCGGGAAGGGCTGCTGCAGGTGGCCCTGAACACACCGGAGATCAGGACCAATTATGAGGGGCTGCGCCGCGACCTGCTGCAATCCGGTATGGTGGCGGAAATGGCCGAGTCTTCCGGCCCAGCTACCGCGATATGGGCTAACCTGGGCGGTTTTTCCTGGGAGGGAATGCCGGCGGATATGCGGCCACAATTTGGTGTGACACGGGTAACGGTGGACTATGGTAAAGCCGTAGGCTGGCAGATCAGCCGTGGGCGTGATCTTTCCAGGGATTATGGCACAGATGATCATGCTGTTATCTTAAACGAGGCCGCCGTACGTTACACCGGCATTAAAGACCCGGTGGGCAAGATGATCCGCTGGGGTGATGACCAGTTGCATGTGGTGGGCGTGGTAAAGGATGTAGTGATGGAATCGCCTTTTGCAAAGGTAAACCCTATGATCTTTGTACCGGATGGTGTGGACATCGCGATGGCCATCGTTCGCCTGCAGCCGGGCAGGCAGCCTGCCGCGGCGCTGCCTGTGATCGAAAAGATCTTCCGGCAACATAATCCCAAGGGGCCTTTCGTGTATGGATTTGTGGACGATGTGTATGCGGCCAAGTTCCAGGTGGAAGAACGTACCGGCACGCTGGCAGCGGTGTTTACCGTGTTTGCCGTGCTGATAAGCTGCCTGGGGCTTTTCGGGCTGGCGTCATTCGTAGCGGCGCAGCGCACGCGGGAGATCGGCATCCGCAAGGTGCTGGGTGCTACCATTGTACAGGTGTGGGGCCTACTGTCCAGAGACTTTGTCATGCTGGTGCTGCTGGCCTCCGTACTGGCCATACCGGTGGCTTATTACTGCATGGAGCAATGGCTGTCCAAATATGAATATCATATGCAGATCTCCTGGGCGGTATTACTGCTGAGCAGCCTGGGCGCGCTAATGCTTACATTGCTCACGGTGAGCTTCCAGGCTATCCGGGCCGCTATGGTGAACCCGGTACAAAGCCTCCGCTCCGAATAACGTTTATGTATATACGCAATAAAAAAAATCCCGTCCTGATCCAGGATGGGATTTTTTTTATTGGGCACTTAGTGTATATGCTATCATTGCTAATGAATGAATACAATCTTGCTAACCAGTTTATCCGAGCCATCTGCATTGCTTGCAAACACAAGGTAGACACCGCTTTGAGGACGGTGCCCGGTATAGTCGGTACCACTCCAGGTTACCTGGCCGCCGGTGGCTTTGGCCTGGTACACCAGCTTGCCACTGATGTCGGTGATCTTTACGGTGGCATTGGCAAAGAGGCCGCGTACTGCAATGGTGCCGGTATAGCCGGGAGGTACCGGGTTGGGGAAGGCCAATACGCTGGTAGCGGCTACGTTGCTGGTAGCCGTGGCGGTACCGCGGTAAGAAATAATACCATTGGCCGTGGCAAAGCATATTTCGCCGGTGATGGGGCTGATGGCGATCTTATACACCGTGTCACTGAGCAAGGGGCTGTTGGTCACATCAAAATGCTGGAGCACGGAGTCCCCGTTTTCGGCTACCAGCCACACGCCGTTATTGCTGCTCACCCACTTGCGGTTGGCCCCATCCACGGCAATCGCGTTGATCTGCTCACTTTGAAAAAGATAACCTGCAAAGCTGCCTTCCTGCACAATGGGCCAGTAGGCTGGGCAGCCCGTCCCTGTTGCGTTCTGGGCGCAGGGCAGTACTGCTATGCCTTGCCCCGTGCCTATCCATATCCAGCCGTTCTTATCCTTGGCCAGGCAGCGTACATCATTGCCAGGCAGGTTGCCATTGTTATTGCCGCTGGTGTAGCGGTTCCATTTATCGTCCACCGGGTTTTCCAGGTCTGTGCCCGTGTTCAGCACAAAGAGGCCTTCCTGCGCGGGCGATACGATCCATTTCTGGTCGTAGTCATCCACCAGGATCTGGCTTACGCTGGTGTGGTAAAAAGGAATGCCAAAGGTTTGCCACTGGCCGGAGGCTTTTTTTACCACTACGTCTGTAGCCGCGCCGGTGGCCGTCATCCAGAGATTGCCGTAAGCATCTGTGCAAAGGCCGCTCACGTTGTAGGCGTGGGTGGCATCATCCGTGGGCGGCAGTAAGGAGTGTTGTTTGTATACGGTGAAATGCCCGTCCGGGCTCATTTGCAGCAGGCCTCCCCCCAGGGAGCCAGCGTACAGGGTATCATGCAGTACTGCGGTGCTTACCAGGTTAGGCAGGGTATCCAGTCCTTTGCGGTAAGTGGTCCAGGTTTCATTGGCGAAGCCATAGAACCCGCTGCTGTTGTGGCCTGCCATGGCCCAGAGGTCATTGTTGTTGAAGATCATATCACCAGTGGCAATGCCTTGGGGCGCGTTGGGGGTGGTGCTTTGCGCTGTGCCAGCGGTGTAATTGACAAGGCCGGTGCTATCGGCTATCCACAGCTCACCATCCTGTGTCGTTACATCATTGGGTGCAGTGAAGCCGTTGCTGATGGCGGCTTGCAGGCTGCCATCATTTTGAAGGAAGGAAATGCGGGCGGGCTGTTCACACACCAGGAGTTGCTGGCCTGCAGCGCGTATGCGGGTGATGTGGTGAGTAGCATCCTGGTACCAGGGCAGCCATTGGCCGTTGTTCCACTGGTAAAGCATATTGCCCTGGCGGGCAATGAGGGTATTGCCCAGGAGCTGTAATTCTGCTATAGGCGCGGCTTGCAGGCCGTTATTTACGCTGGTCCAGTTGTGATAATCTGCGAGGTTTGCGCCTTGCAGGGGGGCGCGTTTCATGCCCCGGTCTGTAGCGGCGTAGAGATAGCCGTTGCTGATGGCGCAGGCATTTACGCCCAGGTATTCACCGGCATCGCCCAGCACATACGTATCTGCAACCTCCGCCCGGTCTGTGTTCACCACGATGATGCCGATACCGGAGGCCAGCAGGGCGGTTTCATTATAGAAGCTGACGTTGCGAACACTTTTGTCACCTGCAATGTTCTTCTGCAAGATGTCCGGCAGGTTGATGAAAGCCCCGTCTTTGAGCAGGTCCAGGTTACTGTTATGGTATGCAATGACGAGTACCCCTGCGCCGGCGCCCATGCAGGCAATGCCGGCATCATGCAGGCCGTTTACCTTACTGTAGGTGGTAAAGGCGTGTTCATCCGGGCTTACACTGAACACGGTGTAGGGCGTGGCGCAATACAGCTGCCCATCCAGCAAGGCCACGGAGCGGGCGGGCGCCGCGGGCAGGTGACTGCGCCAATGTCCGATGGGCACAGGTTGTGCAGCACTGCGGAGGTATAAGAACAGGCTTAGGAAAACGAGCAGGCGATGCATAATCGTAAAAGTAATATTTGATTATCTTTAGTAAATATCAAAACCCAAAAATCTTTTATGTGGCAACGCCTCGCTGGTTTTGTGCTCCGGTTCCGTTTATTACTCCTCTTTCTTTTGCTGGGCAGCACAGCGCTCATGGGCTATTACGCCAGTAAGGTACAGTTGTCCTACGAGTTTGGTGGCGCCATTCCTACTGATAATCCCCGTTATCTCGAATACCTGCAGTTCCGCCAGCAATTTGGTGAAGATGGGAACCTGCTGGTACTGGCCGTGCAGGACCCGCATTTTTTTGCACCGGACCGTTTTGACGCTTACCGTAAGCTCACCAAAGGGCTGAAGCAGGTGCCTGGTGTGGAGAATATCCTCAGCGTGGCCGGCGCGGTAAACCTGGTGAAGAACGACAGTACCCACAAACTGGTGCCTGTGGCGGTTTTCCCGGAAGGCCAAACGGTCGCACAACTGGATAGTGCGGTGGGCCTCTTTCACCGGTTACCTTTTTACACGGGACAACTTTATAATCCCCGGACCAGTAGTTACCTGATGGCCGTACGCATTAACAAAGATGTGATGAGCTCTGCCCGGCGCAACGTGGTGGTAAAGCAGATCACTACCATGGCCACTACTTTTGGCAAGCAGCAGCAGGAGGAGGTGTACATGAGCGGGCTGCCGCTTATCCGCACGGCCATGGCCACCCGGGTGGCAGACGAGCTGAAGTTCTTCCTGGTACTGTCATTCCTGCTCACGGCGGCCATCCTCTTTGCATTTTTCCGGTCTGTAAGCGCGGTGCTGATGTCCATGGTGGTAGTAGCCATGGGCGTTATCTGGTCTGTAGCTACCATTGTGCTTTTCCACTACAAGATCACGCTGCTTACCAGTATCATCCCGCCGCTGATCGTGGTGATAGGCATTCCCAACTGCGTGTATTTTCTCAATAAATACCATACAGAATATGCGAAGACGGGGGATAAGCAAACAGCGATCGTGCGCATGATTGCACGGATGGGTATTGTTACGTTATTCACCAATATCACTGCTGCCATTGGGTTCGGCGTGTTTTATTTTACGAAGAGCACCCTGCTGAAGCAGTTCGGTGTGGTAGCGGGGTTAAACATTCTCTGGATCTTCGTGATCTCTTTCATTTTCCTGCCGGTGGTACTGAGCTTGTTGCCTCCGCCTAAAACAAGGCATACCACTTACCTGGAGAGCCGCTTCTTTAACGGGGTGCTGGCTGCCATCAGCAAGCTGGTGTTCCAATACCGCAAGATCGTGTATGCGATCACGTTAGTGTCGCTGGTGCTGGCCGTGGTGGGCATGTGGCGGTTGCAATCCGTAGGGTTTATCGTGGACGACATTCCGCATACCGATAAGCTGTACACCGATCTGAAATTCTTTGAGCGCAATTTCAAGGGCGTAATGCCGCTGGAAATTGCCATTGACACCAAAAAGAAAAACGGGGTGATCAGCCTGCCCACGTTGCAAAAGATAGACAGTCTTTCTGCGCAGATAGCGGTTTTGCCGGAATTTGCCCGGCCGCTGTCCATTGCAGAAGGGATCAAGTTCGTGAAGCAGGCCTATTACAACGGGGATACGGCCAGTTACAGCATTCCCAACCAGTTTGACGTACCGTTCCTGGCGCCCTACCTGCGTATGAAAAATGCGGGCAGTGAGGCGGGTGGTGGCAGTGCCCTGTTCAGCAAGCTGCTGGCCTCCTTCATGGACAGCAGCCGGCAGGTGGCGCGGGTGAGTGTAAGCATGGCGGATGTGGGCTCACAGCGGTTGCCACTTATCCTGGATTCCCTGCGGCCGGCAGTGAACCAGTTGTTTGACACAGCGCAATACAAAGTGACCTTTACCGGTACCAGCATTATTTTCCTGGAAGGCAGCCGGTTTATCATACATGGCCTGGTAGACAGTATCCTGCTGGCGTTTGTGCTCATTATTTTTTGTATGCTGTACCTGTTCCGTTCCTGGCGTATGCTGTTGATAGCGCTGGTACCCAATCTCATTCCGCTGGTGGTTACGGCGGGGGTGATGGGCTGGTGTGGCATTGCCATCAAGCCTTCCACGGTATTGGTGTTCAGCATAGCGCTGGGGATTGCCATAGATGTTACCATCCGTTTCCTGGTGAACTTTAAGCAGGAGCTGCCCCATCACCAGGGCAACATCGGGGAAACGGTGCAGCAAACTATCCGGGAAACCGGGCTGAGCATCATTTACACTTCGCTGATCCTTTTTGCGGGTTTTATGATCTTCAGCTTTTCTGACTTCGGGGGCACGCGGGCGCTGGGCTGGCTCACTTCGCTGACGCTGGTGCTGGCCATGGTGACGAACCTGACCATCCTGCCCAGTTTCCTTTTGTGGCTGGAAAAGACCACGAACGGCAAGGTGGCTAACAGGAAAATGTAGGTACATTCCTACAACCAAAAGTTGCTTGTTATAACGGGTAAACCCTTGGTGCAGCAAGGGTTTGCGCCCTTTCTCCAAAATAATCTAGTGGCCTTCATTCGTCACTTACATAGTGCCGTTTATAACAAAGGATGGGTGATTGTAATAAAAAAGTATGATGTTTATTACGCCATTCTTAACCACAGATTAATGAAAAATAAGTACTCGAAAGGAGCGCACCTTTCTGAACGCAAGTTTAGGGAGTTGCTGAGCCTGTTTGCGGAGGATTTAACCGCAACACAGATCGCGGACATCAGTGCCGTGAGCCGGGTAACCGTAAATAGTTACCTGAAGAAGATCCGTCAGCGGATAGCGCTACATAATGAATCCCTGTTGCAGGCGGCTATGCCTCACAAGGTATCTTCAGCGCTGTTATTGACCCCAGATCCCCCGGGCGATATTACGCCGCCACCCCCTCTGCGCAAGCCCGTTATTGTGGGCATTTTCAAGGTAAATGACCGTGTGCACACGGAGATCATCCCGGAGGCCGGGCCTGCATTGCTGCAGGGACTGGGCAAGGGACGGTTGCAACCAGATGACGCAGCCCTGGTAGAGGAGTATGAAGGTGTAGCAGATCTGAGCCAGTACCGGTTGTACAATGTACGGAAGGGTGCTTCGGCACCGGCTGTACAGGCATCGGAAGGGATAGAAGCTTTCTGGGGCCTTACCCGCCACCGGCTGGTAAAGTTCAAGGGGCTGAATTCCGGCACCGTGTACCTGCACCTGCGGGAATGCGAATTCCGTTATAACCACCGGGAGGAGGACCTGTTTCCGATCCTGCTTACGCTGCTGAAGGAGCAGCCGCTGCATTTGCTCACGGCGTAAGTAAGCGGTGACCGGGTTTTTCCGGGCTGGCAATCGCTGCGTAACGGCATGTGAATGCTGGGGAAGGGCGTTGCAGGTGCAGGTGAGGTAGGTTGTGTGAAGGGTAAGATGACTGCTCGTGTAATGAGGATAACACGCTAATCAAGGTATCCGGGTAATGAAGGCAGCATGCCAGCCAGGTATTACTGTGTGTAACGAGACCGGACGCCCGTGCACTTGGAGATGAATTAATTCTAAACAATAAAGAGTTTCTTCTAAATCGAGAGATTTAGATTTTGGTTGATGAATTACGGGCGGCATTCCTGTTGCCCGTTTATTATTTTAACATGGAAGAGCTACATGCTCGATGTCCGTTGGCAGCCTGGACTGTTTTGCTAAACCAGGTATTATTTTCGGTTACCTTCCTTAATTGATGACCTGGCCATTTTCGAGAGAGTGCTGGGCCAGGGATGGGCAACAACCTTTCATCATTGGCCTGACTTGACAAGAATAGACGGATTTAATGCTATAGAGGAAGAATTGTTTTGTTAATGAATTGTTAATGATCACTCCTTTTCCCTTGCAGCCCCAACAGCGGAGATAAATGTTATCAAAACGTTAAAAAAATCAGCACAGATAAGGATTCAGCATATCGGGCAGTGATGAAACAATGATTGTCAAAACCCGGTTTAAACATTATTTCCGGTATAGCACTTTCATGTACCCTAGTATTTTGTTAAATTTTTTTCCCTAATTTGGAACCGTGTTCGTTGCGGCACCGTTTAATTTGTTTTCGTTAATTAAGTCGTTTACAACGCTGCCCAAGCTCAAATTTATGGCCCCATAAAAGAGGGGGCATGAGGAAGATTTGAAGTTTAGTTTATCAACATTTTGGAGACAGATCAACAAAATCTAAATAGAGTAGCCAATAATTGGAGGCTGCATTTGAAAAAAACAGTATCAACACGCTTACAGCATTTGTGAACCTTGTATTCAACTGTGATTAATTTCGACTATTACCTTAGTGGAGAATTCCATCAATTCTCTTTTGGACAGACGTTTCTAACCACAACAAACCCAGCGTGCATTGATCGATAGTATGTCGAATAATAATTGAAAATAAAAATCAAAATCAAAATCTGAATTTGCTTATGAAGAAAGCACTACTATTGTGCGTGCTTGCGGTATTCAGCGTACTGCAGGTAATCGCCCAATCCCGGCACGTGACCGGTAAAGTTCTGGATGAATCAGGTAACCCTGTACCTTTCGCCACCATACGCGTTAGAGGTACTAACGTAGGTACACAGGCTGCTGCTGATGGTAGCTTTTCGCTGAATGTTCCTGTTGGTAAAGAGGAAGTGGAAGTTTCCTATGTAGGTTACGACGTAGCGAAGGCTGCCATAAAGGACGGCGCTGTTACGGTGCGCTTAAACAAAAGCACTGCTGCACTGGATGAAGTGGTGGTAACTGGTTATCAGACGGTGAAACGTACCAGCCTTACTGGTGCTATTGCTACTGTGGATGCAAAAAAGGTACAGGATATCCCAGTGCTCAATATTGGTAACGCATTGCAGGGTAAAGCTGCCGGTGTACAGATCACAGCTCAGAATGGTGCTCCCGGACAAAACGCTTTCATCCGCATCCGTGGAGTAGGATCGCTGGCGGCAGGTTCTGATCCTATCTTTGTGATCGACGGCGTAATAGCGGATACCCGCGCTTACAACGCTCTGAATACGAATGATATCGCTGACCTGACTATCCTGAAGGATGCGTCTTCTTCCGCCATCTACGGTGCAAGAGGTGCAAATGGCGTAATAGTGATTACTACCAAGAAGGGTAAGGGTGGTGAGCCTGTGGTAAAGGTAAATACCGAATATGGCCAGCAATCCCGTATCAAGGATAACTACAAGATGATGTCTACCGCACAGAAACTGCAATATGAGTATGATCTGGACTTCACCAACTATTACATCTCCAACTGGATGTCCGAAAATGGCTATGATCCTAACTCTACCGATATCCAGTCTGTACCGATGGACAAACTGAAAGGTGAATGGGCAAACCTGGAAGCACACAGCACCAATTGGTTTGATGTAGTTATGCAGGACGCTACCCTGTTGAAGAACCAGATATCTATTGCCGGTGCTGATGACAAATTCAACTACTATGTATCCCTGGACCACTCTCAGCAGGATGGTATACTCCGTGAATCATCCTTCAAGCGTACCGGTGGCCGTCTTAACCTGACCTATAAGGCTAAGAAATGGCTGACATTGGGTACTAATACCTCTTTCTCCAGCTACAGGATCAATGCACTGCGCGACCGTTATAATGCGCAGAACCCCTTTGTGGCTGCATACACTACCAATCCGTATGAACAGGTGATGGATAGCACCGTTGACAATTACAAGGGTTACAATCTGACTGTTAATGGTTTCCCCATTATGGAAGCGCTGAAACATAATCCGTCTTTCAACATCACTAATTACGGTGGCGGTACTTATTATGCAGCAGTACATCCCATCCGCGATTTGGAAGTAAAAACCCAGATAGGCTTACAGTATGTGGATTACCAGTCTGAAGCGTATACCCAGCCTGGTTCTTACCTGGATAATATACTTAATGGCAAGCCAACTGGCAACAAAACGGATGCTGGATTCCAGACGTTTAACTACGTATGGACCAATACGGCTAACTATCGGCATACATTCAATGAAAATCATAATGTAAGTCTGTTGGTTGGTTCTGAGTTTACCAAGAACCACCAGAAAACATATTCCATGAGTCAGAAGGGTTTTGCTTCTCCGGATCTGACCACGTTGGATAATGGAGCTTCCCC
Proteins encoded:
- a CDS encoding SusC/RagA family TonB-linked outer membrane protein, encoding MKKALLLCVLAVFSVLQVIAQSRHVTGKVLDESGNPVPFATIRVRGTNVGTQAAADGSFSLNVPVGKEEVEVSYVGYDVAKAAIKDGAVTVRLNKSTAALDEVVVTGYQTVKRTSLTGAIATVDAKKVQDIPVLNIGNALQGKAAGVQITAQNGAPGQNAFIRIRGVGSLAAGSDPIFVIDGVIADTRAYNALNTNDIADLTILKDASSSAIYGARGANGVIVITTKKGKGGEPVVKVNTEYGQQSRIKDNYKMMSTAQKLQYEYDLDFTNYYISNWMSENGYDPNSTDIQSVPMDKLKGEWANLEAHSTNWFDVVMQDATLLKNQISIAGADDKFNYYVSLDHSQQDGILRESSFKRTGGRLNLTYKAKKWLTLGTNTSFSSYRINALRDRYNAQNPFVAAYTTNPYEQVMDSTVDNYKGYNLTVNGFPIMEALKHNPSFNITNYGGGTYYAAVHPIRDLEVKTQIGLQYVDYQSEAYTQPGSYLDNILNGKPTGNKTDAGFQTFNYVWTNTANYRHTFNENHNVSLLVGSEFTKNHQKTYSMSQKGFASPDLTTLDNGASPQTATTSKNDWTLWGLFATGSYNYKEKYFVDGSIRRDGSSRFGSNTKYGTFYSVGLAWDVAKEEFMHNIEWVNTLKVRGSIGSSGNFNIGNYNSQSLYNFASYNGSSAAKPSQLPSPDLAWEKQTTTSLGIDFAAFDSRLTGSIDYYDQKRQNLLQLVPIPSTVGFTNILLNLGSMKNTGVELALKYQFVKSQNLDVTFGGNIAFNKNRVTKLTGKPNEEIPQPDGYTTLKVGKPYLNFYMVRSAGTDPNNGDALYYDNDGKVTNVYSSSYSQVLDGKSPNPTYSGGLNLDVRWKQFFLAASANYAGGNYIYNIIYENALADGYNVSSWMSTDAFNYWKKPGDKNVQPKPVLYNSNFYDSDRWLQKGDYIRLRDVTLSYSVPANVLARTKVIKGLSLYATGHNLATYRPHYKGDPEVGIGSTESDPTSPITGSAYINGVYSLYSYPNYKSWTVGINVTL